gacaactgactgatcagttggaactgatcagttactacaaacagTTGTGAGCATATCAATACAATCAATCAGCTGATCTCTCAGATGTacatgtcatcagttaaggaataagacattcaaccgacgaaagatgactgcaacaagtagtgggatagCAGCATTTCtgaaaagctgcagtgtacgactaTCAAACGAATGTTGACGTGGAAAGAAACGGATAGAAAgattcaaattgtatttaatattaccattggagggaagcctataaatatagcagagaagagcaggtGAAGAAGAACTCTTGAAACTTTTGAATCCTTGAACTTTGAACAACTATCGATTCAGTTACTCTGCCGAAATCCTTGCAAACTTCAAAGCTCACGcatattgtatacattcataactttcaggctatacttcgagctttcAACACAAACTGTAATActcgatcttgaagagatcagttaTGTTAGATTATTTCAGTTCTATTGAGTACTGTAAACAAGTTTGTatctaagagtttcagtttgacttTGTTAAGTCTCAAACTGAAATGGGTCTGCACAAccgtttgtatcgatcaaagccTTTTAGTatatatcctatccttgagataaaaggggtgatgtaggagtgtttgaaatctccgaacatccataaaatcttgtgtcctcgtatttcagtttatattctatctatcagtcagtttgttTCCGCACACTATTTGTTAACTAATTTatattgacttacaagatttcgagtatcagtttatcactaaactaacTCATCAATCGAAAAGGTTTTGAAAACcataagtgtttattcaaccccccttctaaatacTTTTCCAcctttaaccgatcctatcactGTAGAAAAAGTTTTAATTTcactaattatatttttatttaaagttttataaaGTATATCTTGGCCATGTTTTCTAGGTTCACATTCTTTTTGTCCTCGGTGCTCCAGTTGGACCGATGCTTCTCCATCATCAGTGGAACATCCTCAGATACTACTATGTATATGTTTGCCTTCAAGATCTTGAATGGATCATCaattatgacataccacatgccATCATACTGTGAAAATATATGTCCTTGCATAAGAATATTTCAATCGTCATAATCTTCATTATAGAATATTGAAATATTGTTGAAAGATGCCATTTAAGTATATGTATATCAGAGGTCTAGAAGAACCTGCTTTAATACCACTTGTTAGATTTGATGACATGTTTAGAGGGAGTAGTggataaacaatttaaaattttctctaaaACACTGTCAAATAATGTGATCGGTCTTGATAGGGTTAACTATACAAAACCTAATTTTTTGTAGTTTAAAGAAACGGTCGGACCAAAAATAGTACAGAAAAGTTCTAATGTTTCTTATGAGGATTATACACTCAAATAtggtaaataaaaaaaataagtaagTGCTTTAAAGAAAATAACACAAGGATTTATAGATGTTTGACTCAAGCACCTACGTTACCCCTTCTTTTACTTAGGAAGAATTTTACAAGAAGACATTGGTTTTACAACACTTTGTAACAATCCTTCTTCAACCTTATGACTTATCATCTGCCTAAGTCGAAACTCCTACTTCAATTTTGACAACCGGTTGAGATACACAGTCAAATAACCAATATAACACTAATGTAACAATATAATGAATCCTCATATTCAAATTGTCGTTCAACACTCCGAATGTTTTAGATAGAAACGGTTGAGTAGTTTGGACAGGAACCATTGATGATATGATAAATTTTTTGGGAATGAGGTATGTTGAGCAGTAGTTGATGAGAGTGAAAATTGCTCAGAAATATCTTAAAAATTGCAAGATTAGATATTTTTTGTCAGCGTGTAAAATCTCATTATTTAAGCACTTTAGTTCTTCTTGGCATTCTCTATTTATAGTACTTTTTGCATCTTCCCGTTCAACATTCGAGCGTAGCTCAATAATTGAGCATTAATGCAATAGTACTGTTGTCACTGTCTTTTCATTGTTTTTCGTACACTTTAATTCATGAGCAATTTGACATTTTCCAAATGTGAAAGGACAACTAACAGCAAAAAGAAACTAGCTTTGCGTTATATTATTTTAGGGGAACAATATGATGTTCTGACATCTTGTTTGTCATGTATAATCAGTCTACCAATTTTTTTGATAAAGTAGGTGAGATCTTTGTAAGACATGTGGCTTTATCTGAAAATATCTTACTTAATCATTTATAAGTGTACTTCAATAAGGTGAACGGCAGAGTATTCCTTATGACATAGATTTGTATGCTTGAGCGGTTGAGTAGATCATGCACGCTGCTGATGATAGTTGCATCTTAAGACCGGTTGAATGATTTCTTCAGAATCTTTAGTGGTCGGTCGAGTATCTGTAATACATTGCAAAGACAGCTTGATCTAAtaccataatttatttttcttcatcaCCAAAACTAAAGAATCTAACAGTAATTGAGAATGTAAATGCACATATATGTTTTTGGATGTTCGGAAACTTGAATAAATCCTATGTTATCCTTTTTCGGCTCAAGAATGATTTTCACTTAAGGGCTTCGATAATTACAAAAATTGTAACTACTTATTTCTGCAGGAGTTACCACTGCCTGATTGAAATTCTTAATAAACTCACAAACAAGCAAAATGACCAGTAAGACTCTTACTGTTAATTACacatatttttcaagaaaatactAGCACAAAATGATCTTTAAATGATCAGATAGAATAAAAATAGGCGTGATCAAAAAATTTCTCGATCAGTTAGGCTCCTACGAACTTTATGATACTTGATGATTCAAAAAATTGTGGAGTTCTTGAAAGTCCATCCACCTTATTTATTTATAGGTTTCGATTCCAACAGTTGGTATTTTGAATAAGATAGTCGTTTTCAAATACAGAAATTATTGTGTCATCGTCTTTTCTGAAAAAACGTACACTCCTGGTAGTACGCATGGACTTTGGTGGGCGCATTAACTCTAGCATTTTAACGGACAAGTAAAGCTGTTATGAAGATCTTATCTGTTATCATCTCGCTTGTGCTCTTCCGAAAATGTTCTGGAAATCTTTAAAGAATGTCCATTGAGCTGTCTGATTGATTATGTAATGCAGATTTATCAATAATATTTTGTCAATGACCTTTTATCAGTTAAATTTCATCAGTTGTGCTTTGACGGCACTTGGGATCTGAATATCAGTTTTTACGCATGAATGATCAGTTTTTCTCATGAATTCAGTTTGACTCACTCTGtaaatttcttttaaatcagTTTCCTTGTTAATTAAAAaacttaattaatccaacaaatttcatttataaaatatagCGTATATATAACATAAATTGGAATGCAAGGGCTCCTGATAATTCAAAAGCATGATGCAACGTCATAGATGTCACTAAATATTGTTGCAATTTTATGCATGGTTTTTTattgataataatatatattttaatatatatatatgctatTGATGGAAGCTAAACCAAAGcaactataattttttatgttggTGGAGATTTTGTGATATTACAAAAATACCGTTTAGTCACCTCACTCGACATTCCACATTTCTTTTTATCAGAGTATTTTTATGCTAtcatttcaatttcaaaagtctataactttcattttaattttttttaagaaactaCTGTATACTCTGTTTTTAGAAAATGCACATATCATATATTTCACGAAtcactagttaaataataattaatactagTGTCATTTGACACACGATACATATGCATACatattaaattttcattttttttttgtaaatttttgtgtgaaaattattatatattatagcAAAACtaaaaactttttaaaaattatattgttttttgttttttgtccACCTATGCCATTAATTGAGTCATACCCCATTCTTTCCACTTTCAATAATAGAGAGCACATATTTTTCAAATCCAATAATTTCCTCATGTTCAAACACTTCTTAGACCTTTAGACTAACTTTCCATTTAATCCTAATTCTACGGCAATCGATTTTTCACACCACATCAACTTTTTCCTTTTGATCGATGAGGGTAATGGAGGAGTTTAAGTCTCAAATTAAATAGACAATAAAATATCATACAAAAAAACGTGAGATAGATAAATTATACTTGATTGGATAGTAACATAGCTCTCTATCAATCGCGTGAATTTTGTGGTTTACCTCAATCTTGTAACACAAGGAccagtaaattttttttttttttttttttacagtttttgatgttaaaataaattaattcatgattttagttgaataatttgtatttttttattttatttatttttcatcaaaatgtTAATATGATGTCGAAATAATGACGTAATATCAAAAATTGCTAACGTCGGTGTATCCAATGTCAAATACACACATCCGTGGAAAatgattaaaagtattttcGAATATATATgaacttcaattttttttttaaataaatagtttATTGTACAAGACACGTAgaggtttgaaagaatttgCTAactgtgtttaaatatttttaaaaaaattagctcATAGTAATCTAATCTAATCCTCGGACATCCAATTAACCTACACGATTATAAATAAGCATATATGCTGAATTCGTTTCCAAACCAAACACAAATATGGCTTCAATTCACCTACCATGCGCcgccacctccaccaccaccaatCCCTCCGCCACCTCCCGCCCTCTCTTTCTTAAGCAATCCCATTTCATCGCCTCCGCAAGGCGCACCCGACGCCTGCAAGTTTCTTGCACTAACAATGGCCATAACCAAAAGCACTCCTCCGAAGACACTGAGACTTCCCAAGGGAAAGTCGACAGGAGGAACATGCTTCTCGGTTTGAGTGGTCTTTACAGTGCCGCCAACCTGATTTCGGCTCCAGGCAGCTCTGCGAGTCCCATACAAGCACCGGAGCTCGATAAATGCGGTGTTGCTACGAACTTGAACACCGGCAAACAGCTTGATACAAACTGTTGTCCCCCGGTTGTACAAAGTATCATCGATTATAAGATCCCTCCAGTCTTGAAAATGAAGATGAGGCCTGCCGCACATAAAGTCTCGTCTGAATACATATTCAAGTACAATTTAGCCATTGATCGGATGAAACGTCTTCCGAAAGAAGACCCGCGTAGCTTCATGCAGCAAGCTAACATCCACTGCGCTTACTGCAATGGCGCCTACGATCAACCTGGGCAGGGAACTCTGGATCTTCAAGTTCATAATTCTTGGCTTTTCTTCCCTTTCCATAGATGGTACCTGTATTTCTACGAGAGAATCTTGGGGAAACTGATTAATGACCCCACTTTCGCGTTGCCATTTTGGAACTGGGATAACCCGAAAGGGATGGCCATTCCGGCCATGTTCAACGATCCAAAAGCAGCTCTCTACGACGAAAAGCGCAACCAAGCAAACCTCCCACCGGCTGTGGTGGATCTTGGCATGACCGGAAACAAAGATCCTCTTCAAGTTGTGTCTAATAACCTCACCATTATGTATTCTGAGATGATTCGAGGCAACTCGAGCGCGACTGATTTCATGGGACAGCCTTATCGCCAAGGAACCCCTGTCAACCCCGGGCCTGGAGCTTCCGAGCGGGGCTCCCACACAGCCGTGCACGCCTGGGTTGGAGACCCTAGAGAGCCCAGTGGTGAGGACTTGGGTAATTTCTACTCGGCGGGCCGAGATCCGTTGTTTTACGTCCACCATGGAAATGTCGATCGAATGTGGACTTTATGGCAGTATTATCTCCCCAGTGCCAATGTGCCGGACAAGAAAATAACAGACCCTGATTTTCTCAATGCCCAATTTTTATTCTACGACGAAAATTCTCAgctcgtgagggtgacggtaaAGGACTGTTTGAGCAACATAGATAtgggatacgaatacgaaagaaTCGACCTTCCCTGGCTCGACTACAGGCCCCCACCTCAAACTGCCACTGCTAAGGTCACCAGAGCTGGCACATCAGCCGCAAAAGCAGATACAGTTTTCCCTCTCAAACTTGACAAAATTGTCCGAGTCCTAATTCCGAAAACAAAGAAAGGAAAGGCCGATGAGGTTCTGGTGATAGAAAACATAACTGTGGACACTACCAAGTTCTTGAAATTCGACGTGTTTATCAACGACGAGGACGACAATGTTCAGGAACTAGACAAGGCCGCATATGCTGGAACATATGCTCAGATTCCACACAAGACAAAGAACCAAACGGCAACAACTTCGATTCGATTGAAGCTGACGGATCTGTACAATGATATGGATGTGGCAGATGATGAAGACGTGTTGGTCACATTGGTGCCGAGGCATCAGGGAGAAGGTGTGACCATTGGTGGTATCAAGATTATTGAG
This window of the Primulina tabacum isolate GXHZ01 chromosome 4, ASM2559414v2, whole genome shotgun sequence genome carries:
- the LOC142543238 gene encoding polyphenol oxidase I, chloroplastic-like, with protein sequence MASIHLPCAATSTTTNPSATSRPLFLKQSHFIASARRTRRLQVSCTNNGHNQKHSSEDTETSQGKVDRRNMLLGLSGLYSAANLISAPGSSASPIQAPELDKCGVATNLNTGKQLDTNCCPPVVQSIIDYKIPPVLKMKMRPAAHKVSSEYIFKYNLAIDRMKRLPKEDPRSFMQQANIHCAYCNGAYDQPGQGTLDLQVHNSWLFFPFHRWYLYFYERILGKLINDPTFALPFWNWDNPKGMAIPAMFNDPKAALYDEKRNQANLPPAVVDLGMTGNKDPLQVVSNNLTIMYSEMIRGNSSATDFMGQPYRQGTPVNPGPGASERGSHTAVHAWVGDPREPSGEDLGNFYSAGRDPLFYVHHGNVDRMWTLWQYYLPSANVPDKKITDPDFLNAQFLFYDENSQLVRVTVKDCLSNIDMGYEYERIDLPWLDYRPPPQTATAKVTRAGTSAAKADTVFPLKLDKIVRVLIPKTKKGKADEVLVIENITVDTTKFLKFDVFINDEDDNVQELDKAAYAGTYAQIPHKTKNQTATTSIRLKLTDLYNDMDVADDEDVLVTLVPRHQGEGVTIGGIKIIENPTPAPAPAPAPTPAASS